From Acidipropionibacterium acidipropionici, one genomic window encodes:
- a CDS encoding MFS transporter, which produces MSRTVAIEEPSADVPPFKRRRLLLVLLAPLFMALVAVSVINVALAPIGNDLHATSSGLQWVLSGYALAFGVLLVPAGRIGDATGRKRMLLIGLAFFTLGSIISALSPTIQVLNLSRIVQGIGSGLLNPQVVGIIQQHFRGQDRARAFAMFGTTVALATAIGPVIGGLLIALLGPDAGWRWMFGMNVPIGVLAIWAGSYWVPGDYRPKGSRLDLDPVGIVLLALALLCVMFPFLERGLGTGAWITLPIGLALSLVWIRWESRYRRLGREPMVDLDIFANRAFSNGILIVSVYFLGSTSIWIVIPLFVQNHLGHQALFAALLGLPSSIFAGIGSQISGRYVLDAGRRMVIAGLSVAGLGVILILGTGLGVEWLGWPAWTLVFPLAVIGISQGFTVSPNQTLTLAAVDPRYGGVAGGILQTGQRIGQAVGTAIIPGILFTLTEQTDSWITAFIAALTVIAVFVALAIAVSVVDRRREKAAITA; this is translated from the coding sequence GTGAGCAGGACCGTGGCCATCGAGGAGCCGAGCGCCGACGTACCTCCTTTCAAGCGGCGTCGTCTCCTCCTCGTCCTCCTCGCCCCGCTGTTCATGGCCCTGGTCGCCGTCTCGGTGATCAACGTCGCCCTCGCCCCGATCGGCAACGACCTTCACGCGACGTCGTCCGGCCTGCAATGGGTGCTGTCGGGCTACGCGCTGGCCTTCGGCGTCCTCCTCGTGCCCGCCGGGCGGATCGGCGACGCCACCGGCCGCAAGCGGATGCTGCTCATCGGCCTGGCCTTCTTCACCCTCGGCTCGATCATCAGCGCTCTGTCCCCGACGATCCAGGTACTCAACCTGTCGCGGATCGTCCAGGGGATCGGCTCCGGCCTGCTCAACCCGCAGGTCGTCGGCATCATCCAGCAGCACTTCCGCGGCCAGGACCGCGCCCGCGCCTTCGCCATGTTCGGGACGACGGTGGCTCTGGCGACCGCCATCGGGCCGGTGATCGGCGGGCTGCTCATCGCACTGCTCGGGCCCGACGCCGGCTGGCGCTGGATGTTCGGGATGAACGTCCCCATCGGCGTCCTGGCCATCTGGGCCGGTTCCTACTGGGTGCCGGGCGACTACCGCCCGAAAGGATCCCGCCTCGACCTCGACCCGGTCGGCATCGTGCTGCTCGCCCTGGCCCTGCTCTGCGTCATGTTCCCCTTCCTGGAGCGCGGCCTGGGGACGGGCGCCTGGATCACCCTGCCGATCGGCCTGGCGCTGAGCCTCGTGTGGATCCGATGGGAGTCCCGCTACCGGCGTCTCGGCAGGGAGCCCATGGTCGATCTCGACATCTTCGCCAACCGCGCCTTCAGCAACGGCATCCTCATCGTCTCGGTGTACTTCCTCGGCTCCACCTCGATCTGGATCGTGATACCGCTCTTCGTCCAGAACCACCTCGGCCACCAGGCCCTGTTCGCCGCTCTGCTGGGGCTGCCGTCGTCGATCTTCGCGGGCATCGGCTCCCAGATCTCCGGCCGGTACGTCCTGGACGCCGGCCGTCGGATGGTCATCGCCGGCCTGTCGGTCGCCGGCCTGGGCGTCATCCTGATACTCGGCACCGGCCTGGGCGTGGAGTGGCTCGGCTGGCCGGCCTGGACGCTGGTCTTCCCGCTGGCGGTGATCGGAATCAGCCAGGGCTTCACCGTCTCCCCGAACCAGACCCTGACCCTGGCGGCTGTCGACCCCCGCTACGGCGGGGTCGCCGGAGGCATCCTGCAGACCGGCCAGCGGATCGGCCAGGCGGTCGGCACGGCGATCATCCCCGGCATCCTGTTCACCCTCACCGAGCAGACCGACTCCTGGATCACGGCCTTCATCGCCGCGCTGACGGTCATCGCCGTCTTCGTCGCCCTGGCGATCGCGGTGTCGGTGGTGGATCGACGCCGTGAGAAGGCTGCGATCACGGCCTGA
- a CDS encoding RtcB family protein, giving the protein MSIFPVPLSGTDNTLMWAEEAGIEEAARAQLRNVAALPWTRGVRVMPDVHYGLGATVGSVIAMSQAVAPAAVGVDIGCGMTAVRTNLRPDQLPEDLAGLRHQIERAVPVGFSMHNGEARTIARHPDLKARYQTVMGEFQQLYARDLTASARTGRAEAKAGGQVGTLGGGNHFIELCSGDDGRVWVTLHSGSRGTGNQLAQVHMGIAQGLAHNQNLADRDLAVFIAGSPQMEHYLHDLWWAQAYALLNRDVMLAAICDELSRAIDGIAFEDPIRCHHNYVAVETHDGEELIVTRKGAIRAGAGDMGVIPGSMGTGSYIVTGLGNETSYQSASHGAGRRMSRRAAKRTFTADDLAVQTAGIECRKDTGVIDEIPAAYKDIDDVIAAQTDLVSVVARLQTLLCVKG; this is encoded by the coding sequence ATGTCCATTTTTCCGGTGCCGTTGTCCGGCACCGACAACACCTTGATGTGGGCCGAGGAGGCCGGTATCGAGGAGGCCGCTCGAGCTCAGCTGCGCAATGTGGCGGCGCTGCCCTGGACCCGCGGCGTCCGGGTGATGCCCGACGTCCACTACGGCCTGGGCGCCACCGTCGGATCGGTCATCGCGATGAGCCAGGCCGTCGCCCCGGCCGCCGTGGGCGTCGACATCGGCTGCGGCATGACGGCGGTGCGCACCAACCTGCGCCCCGACCAGCTGCCCGAGGACCTCGCGGGGCTGCGGCACCAGATCGAGCGGGCTGTGCCGGTGGGATTCTCCATGCACAACGGCGAGGCCCGGACCATCGCGCGGCACCCCGATCTCAAGGCCCGGTACCAGACGGTGATGGGCGAGTTCCAGCAGTTGTACGCCCGGGATCTCACTGCGTCCGCGCGCACCGGACGGGCCGAGGCGAAGGCCGGCGGGCAGGTGGGCACCCTGGGCGGGGGAAACCACTTCATCGAGCTGTGCTCCGGCGACGACGGCCGGGTGTGGGTGACGCTGCACTCCGGATCCAGGGGAACCGGCAACCAGCTCGCCCAGGTCCACATGGGCATCGCCCAGGGACTGGCCCACAACCAGAACCTGGCCGACCGCGACCTGGCCGTGTTCATCGCGGGCTCGCCGCAGATGGAGCACTACCTCCACGACCTGTGGTGGGCGCAGGCCTACGCCCTGCTCAACCGCGACGTCATGCTCGCCGCCATCTGCGACGAACTGTCCCGGGCCATCGACGGCATCGCCTTCGAGGACCCCATCCGCTGCCACCACAACTACGTCGCCGTGGAGACCCACGACGGGGAGGAGCTCATCGTCACCCGCAAGGGCGCCATCCGCGCCGGCGCAGGAGACATGGGCGTCATCCCCGGATCCATGGGCACCGGTTCCTACATCGTGACCGGCCTGGGCAACGAGACCTCCTACCAGTCCGCCTCCCACGGGGCCGGACGCCGGATGTCGCGGCGCGCGGCAAAGCGGACCTTCACCGCCGACGACCTGGCCGTCCAGACCGCCGGCATCGAATGCCGTAAGGACACCGGCGTCATCGACGAGATCCCCGCCGCCTACAAGGACATCGACGACGTGATCGCCGCCCAGACCGACCTCGTCAGCGTCGTGGCCCGCCTCCAGACGCTGCTGTGCGTCAAGGGCTGA
- a CDS encoding type II toxin-antitoxin system RelE/ParE family toxin — protein sequence MRGFPHGAEGCDGRGRSRILMRLELLAQGYPGDTKPVGAGLFELRIHTGPGYRIYYLREANTLILLLCGGDKSTQNKDIARSRTLATRWRHDHQDGTS from the coding sequence GTGAGAGGGTTTCCACATGGTGCAGAGGGATGCGACGGCCGCGGTAGAAGTCGGATCCTCATGCGGCTCGAACTACTTGCCCAGGGCTACCCAGGCGATACCAAGCCGGTGGGAGCGGGGCTGTTCGAACTGAGGATCCATACCGGACCCGGCTACCGCATCTACTACCTCCGAGAGGCCAATACCCTCATCCTTCTGCTGTGCGGAGGCGACAAGTCGACACAGAACAAGGACATCGCAAGATCGCGGACCCTCGCCACCCGCTGGCGACACGATCATCAGGACGGGACATCATGA
- a CDS encoding addiction module antidote protein, translated as MSNETYDLFDAADYITTDDDAALLLQTALEDSSSDPSALPTALGIIARSGNMSELARRAGMSRDGLYRALSETGNPTWTTIVKVLTALDLRLEVHRVPAA; from the coding sequence ATGAGCAACGAGACATACGACCTGTTCGACGCAGCGGATTACATCACGACCGACGACGACGCTGCGCTGCTGCTCCAGACGGCACTGGAAGACTCCTCCTCGGATCCTTCGGCCCTTCCCACCGCCCTGGGCATCATCGCCCGTTCTGGCAATATGAGTGAACTCGCCCGACGCGCCGGAATGAGCCGCGACGGCCTGTACCGCGCCCTGTCGGAGACCGGCAATCCCACCTGGACGACCATCGTCAAGGTCCTCACGGCACTCGACCTCCGCCTGGAGGTGCACCGGGTACCGGCCGCCTGA
- a CDS encoding helix-turn-helix domain-containing protein, translating into MSTTPWEQVRDESLAAMTDEERDDYDAAAVETEARLQLAELVYNARTAAGLSQTELARRANTRQSVISAIENGAQAPGGVMLARIAHALGGTLEIQVAA; encoded by the coding sequence ATGAGCACCACCCCGTGGGAGCAGGTCAGGGATGAGTCTCTGGCCGCCATGACCGACGAAGAGCGGGACGATTACGACGCAGCGGCGGTCGAGACCGAGGCCCGGCTCCAGCTGGCAGAGCTCGTCTACAACGCTCGCACCGCAGCAGGTCTGTCCCAGACAGAGCTCGCGCGCCGTGCCAACACCCGGCAAAGCGTGATTTCCGCGATCGAGAACGGGGCCCAGGCACCCGGCGGAGTGATGCTCGCCCGCATCGCCCATGCTCTCGGAGGCACCCTCGAGATTCAGGTCGCCGCCTGA
- a CDS encoding type II toxin-antitoxin system RelE/ParE family toxin, giving the protein MHLQSRVYLLHLICRVSYIMSVRWVVEFSEEVRAWYVQLTPAGKAATDRILERLAALGNMLRMPHSRSLGDGLYELRFSCEGVNRRITYVYDPDRKAVTLTTFRKQRQNERAEILRARRTQAAHLAARRTQRRGKRQ; this is encoded by the coding sequence ATGCATCTGCAGAGCAGAGTATATCTCTTACATCTGATATGTCGTGTGTCGTATATTATGAGTGTGAGATGGGTCGTGGAGTTCTCTGAGGAGGTGCGCGCCTGGTACGTGCAGCTCACTCCTGCCGGGAAGGCAGCCACGGACCGGATTCTTGAACGTCTGGCAGCTCTGGGCAACATGCTTCGGATGCCGCACTCAAGATCGCTCGGTGACGGGCTGTACGAGTTGCGCTTCTCGTGCGAGGGCGTCAATCGACGTATCACCTACGTGTACGACCCTGATCGGAAGGCTGTGACATTGACCACCTTCCGCAAGCAACGCCAGAACGAACGTGCCGAGATTCTCCGGGCACGTCGGACCCAGGCCGCACACCTTGCGGCTCGTCGAACTCAGAGGAGAGGCAAGAGGCAATGA
- a CDS encoding response regulator, whose product MPEPIRVLLVDDQSLVRSGFRMLIEAEDGMEVVGEASNGAEALDVLRRIPVDVALMDIRMPVMDGVEATRRIAASPLDTKVMILTTFDLDEYVYAGLKAGASGFLLKDARPAELLSAIRNVAEGEAVVAPSATKRLLEHVVPTLPNNPRESDERLSVLTDREREVLVEIAKGATNSEIAANLYMAEGTVKTHIGRLLSKLECRDRVGLVLFAHEVGLVS is encoded by the coding sequence ATGCCAGAACCGATCCGCGTCCTGCTGGTCGACGACCAGTCCCTGGTCCGCTCGGGCTTCCGCATGCTCATCGAGGCCGAGGACGGCATGGAGGTGGTCGGTGAGGCCTCCAACGGCGCCGAGGCCCTTGACGTGCTGCGCCGCATCCCGGTCGACGTCGCTCTCATGGACATCCGGATGCCGGTCATGGACGGCGTGGAGGCCACCCGCCGCATCGCCGCCTCCCCCCTGGACACCAAGGTGATGATCCTCACCACCTTCGACCTCGACGAGTACGTATACGCGGGGCTCAAGGCCGGCGCCTCCGGCTTCCTCCTCAAGGACGCCCGCCCCGCCGAACTCCTCTCCGCCATCCGCAACGTCGCGGAGGGGGAGGCCGTCGTCGCACCCTCGGCCACCAAGCGGCTCCTCGAACACGTCGTCCCCACCCTGCCCAACAACCCTCGCGAGTCCGACGAGCGCCTCTCGGTGCTGACCGACCGGGAGCGCGAGGTGCTGGTGGAGATCGCCAAGGGAGCCACGAACTCCGAGATCGCCGCGAACCTCTACATGGCCGAGGGCACCGTCAAGACACACATCGGCCGGCTGCTGTCCAAGCTGGAGTGCCGCGACCGGGTCGGGCTGGTGCTCTTCGCCCACGAGGTGGGCCTCGTCTCCTGA
- a CDS encoding ABC transporter ATP-binding protein, with product MSTPRRSSPFEPPVSDPEPEPQGEVPAPRRGLADTPGSPASSDDAHHSSPVPRPGSAHAAAPTAPSPAVAASPDPAQAASAGVRLTKVYGTGDTQVTALDGVSVGFARGSFSAIMGPSGSGKSTLMHCLAGLDRITSGSVFLAGTELSSLPDKQLTRARRDQVGFIFQSFNLLPTLTAKQNILLPLDLAGAKADPELFTTLVEGLGIADRLTHRPSELSGGQQQRVACARAMITRPSVVFADEPTGALDSKSGTALLDYLRHCATDLGQTIIMVTHDARAASYADRVLMLLDGHIVDDIASPTAESVSAAMASLEA from the coding sequence ATGTCCACACCGCGTCGCTCCAGCCCGTTCGAACCGCCGGTTTCCGACCCCGAGCCCGAGCCTCAGGGCGAGGTCCCGGCGCCTCGACGCGGACTCGCGGACACCCCCGGCTCCCCCGCATCCTCCGACGATGCGCACCACTCCAGCCCTGTCCCCCGCCCCGGATCCGCGCACGCTGCTGCGCCGACAGCCCCGTCGCCCGCGGTCGCCGCATCACCCGATCCCGCGCAGGCCGCCTCGGCCGGCGTCAGGCTCACCAAGGTCTACGGCACCGGCGACACCCAGGTCACCGCGCTGGACGGTGTCTCCGTCGGATTCGCACGCGGCTCCTTCTCGGCGATCATGGGCCCCTCCGGTTCGGGGAAGTCCACCCTCATGCACTGCCTCGCCGGACTGGACCGGATCACCTCGGGCTCGGTCTTCCTGGCCGGCACCGAGCTGTCCTCCCTGCCCGACAAGCAGCTCACCCGGGCCCGCCGCGACCAGGTGGGGTTCATCTTCCAGTCCTTCAATCTGCTGCCCACCCTCACCGCGAAGCAGAACATCCTGCTGCCCCTGGACCTGGCCGGGGCCAAGGCCGATCCTGAGCTCTTCACGACGCTGGTCGAGGGGCTGGGGATCGCCGACCGGCTCACCCACCGCCCCTCCGAGCTGTCGGGCGGCCAGCAGCAGCGCGTCGCCTGCGCCCGGGCCATGATCACCAGACCCTCGGTCGTCTTCGCCGACGAACCCACCGGCGCCCTGGACTCCAAATCCGGTACCGCGCTGCTGGACTACCTGCGCCACTGCGCCACCGACCTGGGCCAGACCATCATCATGGTCACCCACGACGCCCGCGCCGCCTCCTACGCCGACCGGGTGCTCATGCTGCTGGACGGGCACATCGTCGACGACATCGCCTCCCCCACCGCCGAATCGGTGAGCGCCGCGATGGCCTCCCTGGAGGCCTGA
- a CDS encoding ABC transporter permease, giving the protein MLRNALAEVRFHPTRYVATLIAIAISIGFMVGVSVFIRSQSSALGQQQSLVTSKADVVVDTGSGEADPDSVTSAIKEVKGVAAAEPTAQTTQPLENGDHAVQANVYGLPGPQFRWAGLATGDWPTSSDQIALSTDAASKLGVDVGDQATIGEKKLTVTGLSDDPGSLFAQTAYMTHDAVAADSSSTTWLVKIDSGADPSAVATAIRDSLKGMAGMPKPGTTSGTLQVTPAADYQREAVTALTGDFDVFKYMLFAFAGIALMVGMIIIFTTFLILLAQRRRQIGLLRAVGASGGQVRGQFFVESVIVGAVGSLLGVGLGVLIALAGCAYTGALDFGLVMPWSELATEFGIGVLATVLAAFVPSLRATRVAPLEALRPAATVERRRTSIVLVVVSCVLLVAGGLLAWQSLRADSWSIAWAMGCAAVLGIAVLVSTPVYVPWVIRGLGLVLRPFGSTAKLSTANAIRNPVRTALTTGVLMLAVGIIVTLQVGASTTQSTVMKLIDENYPVDVTVSTQPQSFNPQTGKVTPAKSAELPGGVADEVAKLPNLKASTTLDGALVTSGATKQKVLVLAGSDIDQISPDVASQVRPGTVLVAGGTAKKGSKLVLTGDRGPVTLTVDRTKALDSSDAMLVSVSDLNKLSSSTVPAAVWGTMSDRTDMARTMAPIAEIMQSHPELAVGGGAFIAGILEQVLKVLLVVMTALFGVAVIIALIGVANTLGLSVLERGRESALLRAMGMQRNSLRLMLFFEAVQMAMAAVIVGVLCGSFFAWIGIRSIFKMAGTSTAVTFSVDWPTTIGLVLVCFLAASLASVLPGRRAALATPTEALAEE; this is encoded by the coding sequence ATGCTGCGCAACGCCCTGGCGGAGGTCCGCTTCCATCCCACCCGCTACGTCGCCACCCTCATCGCCATCGCCATCTCGATCGGCTTCATGGTCGGGGTCTCGGTGTTCATCCGGTCCCAGAGCTCGGCGCTGGGCCAGCAGCAGTCCCTGGTCACCTCGAAGGCCGACGTCGTCGTCGACACCGGTTCCGGCGAGGCCGACCCGGACTCGGTCACCTCCGCGATCAAGGAGGTCAAGGGCGTCGCGGCCGCCGAGCCCACCGCTCAGACCACCCAGCCGCTGGAGAACGGCGACCACGCCGTCCAGGCCAATGTCTACGGCCTTCCCGGCCCGCAGTTCCGTTGGGCCGGGCTGGCCACGGGCGACTGGCCGACGTCGTCGGACCAGATCGCGCTGTCCACCGACGCCGCCTCCAAGCTCGGGGTCGACGTCGGCGATCAGGCGACGATCGGCGAGAAGAAGCTGACGGTGACCGGCCTGTCCGACGACCCCGGATCCCTGTTCGCCCAGACCGCCTACATGACCCATGACGCCGTGGCCGCCGACTCCTCCTCGACGACCTGGCTGGTGAAGATCGACTCCGGCGCCGACCCGTCAGCGGTGGCGACCGCCATCCGCGACTCCCTGAAGGGCATGGCCGGCATGCCGAAGCCGGGGACGACGTCGGGCACCCTGCAGGTGACGCCGGCCGCCGACTACCAGCGCGAGGCGGTGACCGCGCTGACCGGGGATTTCGACGTCTTCAAGTACATGCTCTTCGCCTTCGCGGGGATCGCCCTGATGGTCGGCATGATCATCATCTTCACCACCTTCCTCATCCTGCTGGCCCAGCGACGCCGTCAGATCGGCCTGCTGCGCGCTGTCGGGGCCTCGGGCGGCCAGGTGCGCGGCCAGTTCTTCGTCGAGTCGGTGATCGTCGGGGCCGTCGGGTCCCTGCTGGGGGTCGGCCTGGGGGTGCTCATCGCGCTGGCCGGGTGCGCCTACACCGGTGCGCTGGACTTCGGGCTGGTGATGCCCTGGAGCGAGCTGGCGACCGAGTTCGGGATCGGGGTGCTGGCCACCGTGCTGGCCGCCTTCGTCCCCAGTCTGCGGGCCACCCGCGTCGCCCCACTGGAAGCCCTGAGACCCGCCGCCACCGTCGAACGCAGGCGCACCTCGATCGTCCTGGTCGTCGTCTCCTGCGTGCTGCTGGTGGCCGGAGGCCTGCTGGCCTGGCAGTCCCTGCGCGCCGACTCCTGGAGTATCGCCTGGGCGATGGGCTGCGCCGCGGTACTGGGGATCGCCGTGCTGGTCTCGACGCCGGTCTATGTGCCCTGGGTGATCCGCGGGCTCGGACTGGTGCTGCGCCCCTTCGGGTCCACCGCGAAACTGTCGACCGCCAACGCGATCCGCAATCCGGTGCGCACCGCCCTGACCACCGGCGTCCTCATGCTGGCGGTCGGGATCATCGTGACCCTGCAGGTCGGGGCGTCCACCACCCAGTCGACGGTGATGAAGCTCATCGACGAGAACTACCCGGTCGACGTCACCGTCTCCACCCAGCCGCAGAGCTTCAACCCGCAGACCGGCAAGGTGACTCCGGCGAAGTCTGCCGAGTTGCCGGGCGGGGTGGCCGATGAGGTGGCGAAGCTTCCCAACCTCAAGGCCTCGACCACCCTCGACGGGGCCCTGGTGACCAGCGGAGCGACCAAGCAGAAGGTGCTGGTGCTGGCCGGGTCCGACATCGACCAGATCTCCCCGGACGTCGCCTCCCAGGTGAGGCCGGGCACTGTGCTGGTCGCCGGGGGCACCGCGAAGAAGGGCTCGAAGCTGGTGCTCACCGGCGACCGCGGGCCGGTGACGTTGACGGTGGACCGCACCAAGGCTCTGGATTCCTCGGACGCCATGCTGGTCTCGGTCTCCGACCTCAACAAGTTGTCCTCGTCGACAGTGCCGGCGGCGGTGTGGGGGACGATGTCCGACCGCACGGACATGGCCCGGACGATGGCTCCGATCGCCGAGATCATGCAGTCCCATCCGGAGCTCGCGGTCGGGGGCGGGGCCTTCATCGCCGGCATCCTGGAGCAGGTGCTCAAGGTGCTTCTGGTGGTCATGACGGCCCTGTTCGGGGTGGCGGTGATCATCGCTCTCATCGGGGTGGCGAACACCCTGGGCCTGTCGGTGCTGGAGCGCGGCCGCGAATCGGCGCTGCTGAGGGCGATGGGCATGCAGCGGAACTCGCTGCGCCTCATGCTGTTCTTCGAGGCGGTGCAGATGGCGATGGCCGCTGTGATCGTCGGCGTGCTGTGCGGCTCCTTCTTCGCCTGGATCGGGATCAGATCGATCTTCAAGATGGCGGGGACGTCGACGGCGGTGACCTTCTCTGTGGACTGGCCGACGACGATCGGGCTGGTGCTGGTCTGCTTCCTCGCCGCCTCCCTGGCCTCCGTCCTCCCCGGACGCCGGGCCGCCCTGGCGACGCCGACGGAGGCCCTGGCCGAGGAGTAG
- a CDS encoding RNA polymerase sigma factor, translating into MSGFLVAALAVQWERECEFWEERGAGPELRDLPRRLRVDDDLAVRYLKAARAGEERAGRGQGGVTPDSEDPGGRAREDERFAAHALLQALLPLLCGLARRDRRADLDDYVAEAWIRIMTFPVTRTRKVCTNIALDCLHVISAGRRRSGREQARTIPDHGVDPWAEAAPGERARDLIDAASRMGIVNRSSRPVLMSVYAEGLGHDRTAQRYTMTPEAVRARCSRATRAMRRHASELAECL; encoded by the coding sequence ATGTCGGGGTTCCTCGTGGCGGCACTGGCGGTGCAGTGGGAGCGGGAGTGCGAGTTCTGGGAGGAGCGGGGGGCGGGGCCGGAGCTGCGGGATCTGCCCCGGCGTCTGCGCGTCGACGACGACCTGGCGGTGAGATACCTGAAGGCGGCCCGGGCCGGCGAGGAGCGGGCCGGTCGAGGGCAGGGCGGTGTGACCCCGGACAGCGAAGACCCGGGCGGTCGGGCGCGGGAGGACGAGAGGTTCGCCGCTCACGCCCTCCTGCAGGCCCTCCTGCCCCTGCTGTGCGGGCTGGCGCGACGCGATCGGCGGGCGGATCTGGACGATTACGTCGCCGAGGCGTGGATCCGGATCATGACCTTCCCGGTGACGCGGACCCGCAAGGTGTGCACGAACATCGCTCTGGACTGCCTCCACGTCATCTCGGCCGGCAGACGCCGTTCCGGGCGCGAGCAGGCGCGCACGATCCCCGATCACGGCGTCGACCCCTGGGCCGAGGCAGCGCCCGGGGAGCGCGCCCGCGACCTGATCGACGCCGCATCCCGGATGGGCATCGTCAACCGGAGCAGCCGGCCGGTCCTCATGAGCGTCTACGCCGAGGGGCTGGGACACGACCGCACCGCGCAGCGCTACACGATGACGCCGGAGGCGGTCCGCGCCCGCTGCTCGCGGGCCACCAGGGCGATGCGGCGTCACGCCTCCGAACTGGCCGAGTGCCTCTGA
- a CDS encoding DUF3592 domain-containing protein → MGRVQRVVAVLGVVYLLAVGVLYMALADRDEDFLKEGQTLTGTVTAIHTAPSEDSSPLRSLTHPGGSTVAVIEYRYEGEKGTTTSSSYSNPRKYAVGQHVTLVAHRASSGNRDDDVVAVKDRTATGLRVIPYGFFVSAAVVAWFLGILPHRRDRRRGRGRNGAGVTNTISRRSTAIPETP, encoded by the coding sequence ATGGGCAGAGTCCAGCGGGTGGTCGCGGTCCTGGGAGTGGTGTACCTGCTGGCGGTCGGGGTGCTCTACATGGCCCTCGCCGATCGCGACGAGGACTTCCTCAAGGAGGGCCAGACCCTCACCGGCACCGTCACCGCGATCCATACGGCCCCGAGCGAGGACTCCTCGCCGTTGCGCTCCCTCACTCATCCGGGCGGCTCGACCGTCGCCGTCATCGAGTACCGCTACGAGGGCGAGAAGGGCACCACGACGAGCAGCTCCTACAGCAATCCGCGCAAATATGCGGTCGGCCAGCATGTCACCCTGGTGGCGCACCGAGCCAGCAGCGGGAACCGGGATGACGACGTCGTGGCCGTCAAGGACCGTACCGCCACGGGTCTGCGCGTCATCCCCTACGGCTTCTTCGTGAGCGCCGCGGTGGTGGCCTGGTTCCTGGGGATCCTGCCCCACCGCCGGGATCGCCGCCGGGGCAGGGGGCGGAACGGCGCCGGCGTCACGAATACGATCAGCCGGCGTTCAACCGCCATTCCAGAAACTCCTTGA